From the Fulvia fulva chromosome 2, complete sequence genome, one window contains:
- a CDS encoding Ecp20-1, producing the protein MFSNVASTLAFSLGLASMASAAAVAAPQSDSGDNLWHISGFDARCANARCQYSFQITSYGDDDIPGFSASCQTTGISRNDQTWRPCTVTYGSSDGVQSVKVYLPLTPLRPNSPTQFRIRAAFSDSDRVTYYTASLNGSYNGWRDTSRRGSDAGKFDMYPAASAAVA; encoded by the exons ATGTTCTCCAACGTTGCCTCGACCCTCGCCTTCAGCCTCGGATTGGCCTCCATGGCATCAGCAGCAGCAGTTGCAGCACCCCAAAGCGACAGCGGAGACAATCTCTGGCACATCTCGGGCTTTGACGCCCGCTGCGCCAACGCCCGCTGCCAGTACTCCTTCCAAATCACCAGCTATGGTGATGATGACATCCCTGGCTTCTCGGCCTCTTGCCAGACAACGGGCATTTCACGCAACGACCAGACTTGGAGGCCCTGCACCGTTACCTATGGCAGCTCTGATGGTGTGCAGAGTGTGAAGGTGTACCTGCCGCTCACTCCCCTGAGGCCAAACAGCCCAACCCAGTTCCGCATCCGGGCTGCATTCAGCGACAG CGATCGTGTCACGTACTACACTGCTTCTCTGAACGGCAGCTACAATGGCTGGCGCGACACCAGCAGGCGCGGTAGCGACGCTGGCAAATTCGACATGTATCCAGCAGCCTCCGCAGCTGTTGCTTAG
- a CDS encoding Carnitine O-acetyltransferase, mitochondrial: MFGALSRRRGLISASTSVYRGIAASNHINMAPQQKRKNSGLPEGYREDHAKGAMLRYEDSLPSLPVPSLEATSKRYLKSVHPLLTPAEYENTKMAVDAFVKPGAIGHTLQERLLQRSKDPKVKNWLSEWWNNAAYLGYRDPIVPYVSYFYSHRDDRKRRDPAKRAAAISTGVLEFAKQVNDGSLEPEYMKKLPMAMSSYYWMFNACRIPAKPADHPVKYNHEDHQHILVIRKNAFFKVPSHHNGQQLSTKELEHQFRRVYEMADKAPAVGVMTTENRDNWTEMRERLINSNAGNKATLEAIESASFVVCLDDATPITLHERSHQYWHGDGANRWFDKPVQMIVNDNGTSGFNGEHSMMDGTPTHRLNDTVMHWIFNEKLDFENPQLRSDIPDPMPIRFQLSGENYADVALATTHHVGLMSQHELRVEAFQGYGKGLMKKFKCSPDAYVQMVIQLGYFKFYGKSRPTYESAATRRFQEGRTETCRTVSDESVAFCNAMQHPLSTDAECRELFRKAISAHTEYITAASDGKGVDRHLFGLKKLLQNGEDTPEIFKDPAYAYSGNWYISSSQLSSEYYNGYGWSQVIDDGWGIAYMINENSVQFNIVSKNLGAERMAFFLNEAAQDIRAVMEAEASEKPKARL; the protein is encoded by the exons ATGTTCGGGGCGCTTTCGCGAAGGCGTGGCCTCATTTCTGCTTCTACTTCTGTGTACCGAGGGATAGCTGCAAGC AATCACATCAATATGGCGCCTCAACAAAAGCGAAAGAATAGCGGCTTGCCCGAAG GCTACCGAGAGGACCATGCCAAAGGCGCAATGCTCAGATATGAGGACTCTCTCCCCAGCTTACCTGTTCCCTCGCTCGAAGCGACGTCGAAACGATACCTCAAATCCGTCCACCCGCTCCTCACCCCTGCCGAGTACGAGAACACCAAGATGGCTGTGGACGCATTCGTGAAGCCCGGCGCTATTGGTCACACACTACAAGAGAGACTTCTCCAGCGATCGAAGGATCCAAAGGTGAAGAACTGGTTGTCGGAGTGGTGGAACAACGCGGCATACCTTGGCTACCGTGACCCAATCGTCCCATACGTTTCGTACTTCTACAGCCACCGCGATGACCGGAAACGAAGAGACCCAGCAAAGCGCGCAGCTGCGATTTCGACTGGCGTTCTGGAGTTTGCAAAGCAAGTGAACGACGGATCCCTCGAGCCAGAATACATGAAGAAGCTACCCATGGCCATGAGCTCGTACTACTGGATGTTCAACGCATGCCGTATCCCAGCGAAGCCAGCCGACCATCCAGTGAAGTACAACCACGAAGACCACCAGCACATTCTCGTCATCCGAAAGAACGCCTTCTTCAAGGTGCCCTCCCACCACAACGGCCAGCAATTGAGCACGAAAGAGCTAGAACACCAATTCAGGCGTGTGTACGAGATGGCAGACAAGGCTCCAGCAGTCGGCGTCATGACAACCGAGAACCGTGACAACTGGACAGAGATGCGCGAGCGTCTGATCAACTCGAACGCGGGCAACAAGGCTACTCTTGAGGCAATTGAGTCTGCATCGTTCGTAGTCTGCTTGGACGACGCGACACCAATCACCCTCCACGAGCGATCGCACCAATACTGGCACGGAGACGGCGCAAACCGCTGGTTCGACAAGCCAGTGCAGATGATCGTCAACGACAACGGTACCTCTGGCTTCAACGGCGAACACAGCATGATGGACGGCACACCCACACATCGCCTCAACGACACTGTCATGCACTGGATCTTCAACGAGAAGCTCGACTTTGAGAACCCACAGCTACGATCCGACATCCCCGACCCAATGCCTATCCGATTCCAGCTCTCCGGTGAGAACTACGCCGACGTCGCTCTAGCCACCACCCACCACGTCGGCCTCATGAGCCAGCACGAACTCCGCGTCGAGGCATTCCAGGGCTACGGCAAGGGTCTCATGAAGAAGTTCAAGTGCTCGCCTGACGCATACGTGCAAATGGTGATCCAGCTCGGGTACTTCAAGTTCTACGGAAAGAGCCGACCAACCTACGAATCTGCTGCCACCCGCCGCTTTCAGGAAGGACGAACCGAGACTTGCCGAACTGTATCTGATGAGAGCGTTGCGTTCTGCAATGCTATGCAACATCCTCTTTCGACTGATGCTGAGTGCCGCGAGCTCTTCCGCAAGGCAATCTCGGCGCACACTGAGTACATCACGGCCGCCAGCGACGGAAAGGGTGTAGATCGCCACCTCTTCGGTCTGAAGAAGCTCCTACAGAACGGCGAAGACACTCCCGAGATCTTCAAGGATCCAGCATATGCTTACAGCGGTAACTGGTACATCAGCTCTTCGCAACTCAGCTCGGAGTACTACAATGGATATGGATGGTCGCAGGTTATTGATGATGGTTGGGG TATTGCCTACATGATCAACGAGAACAGCGTCCAGTTCAACATCGTTAGCAAGAACCTTGGAGCGGAGCGTATGGCTTTCTTCCTCAATGAGGCTGCGCAGGATATTCGTGCGGTTATGGAGGCCGAGGCAAGCGAGAAGCCGAAGGCGAGGCTCTAG
- a CDS encoding Malate dehydrogenase, mitochondrial, whose protein sequence is MFAARKVSQSVLGGAFQRRAFSATAADLSKVVVLGAGGGIGQPLSLLLKLNPRVTELALYDIKGGPGVAADVGHINMKSTVTGYEPTPEGLAACLKGAEIVVIPAGVPRKPGMTRDDLFNTNASIVRDLAKAAAQHSPDANMLIISNPVNSTVPITAEVFKKAGVYNPKKLFGVTTLDVVRASRFISQIKNTDPANENIVVVGGHSGETIVPLLSQSGHDLQGAERDEYVRRVQFGGDEVVKAKDGAGSATLSMAMAGARFTESLLKAAQGQKGVVEQTFVDSPLYKDQGVTYFSSSVTLGPNGVEEIHPVGKVNEYEQGLLDKCLKDLKGNIEKGEKWAQSNQ, encoded by the exons ATGTTCGCCGCACGCAAGGTCTCGCAGTCCGTGCTGGGTGGTGCCTTCCAGCGCAGAGCTTTCTCTGCCACAGCCGCCGAC CTCTCCAAGGTCGTCGTCCTCGGTGCCGGTGGTGGTATCGGCCAGCCGCTGTCCCTCCTCCTCAAGCTCAACCCACGAGTCACTGAGCTTGCACTTTACGACATCAAGGGCGGCCCAGGTGTTGCCGCTGATGTCGGCCACATCAACATGAAGAGCACT GTCACTGGCTACGAGCCAACGCCAGAGGGTCTCGCTGCTTGCTTGAAGGGCGCTGAGATCGTTGTCATCCCAGCTGGTGTTCCACGCAAGCCAGGCATGACCCGTGATG ACCTGTTCAACACCAATGCCTCGATCGTCCGCGACCTCGCAAAGGCTGCCGCCCAGCACTCCCCAGACGCCAACATGCTCATCATCTCCAACCCAGTGAACAGCACCGTCCCAATTACCGCTGAGGTCTTCAAGAAGGCCGGTGTCTACAACCCAAAGAAGCTCTTCGGTGTGACCACCCTTGACGTCGTTCGCGCATCACGATTCATCTCTCAGATCAAGAACACCGACCCAGCGAACGAGAACATTGTCGTTGTTGGTGGACACTCTGGCGAGACCATTGTCCCACTCCTCAGCCAGTCTGGCCACGATCTCCAGGGTGCTGAACGCGACGAGTACGTCAGGCGCGTGCAGTTCGGTGGTGACGAGGTCGTCAAGGCTAAGGATGGTGCTGGTTCCGCTACCCTCTCCATGGCCATGGCCGGTGCCCGCTTCACTGAATCGCTCCTCAAGGCCGCTCAAGGCCAGAAGGGCGTTGTTGAGCAGACCTTCGTTGACTCGCCTCTCTACAAGGACCAGGGCGTCACCTACTTCTCATCCAGCGTTACCCTCGGACCAAACGGTGTTGAGGAGATTCACCCAGTTGGCAAGGTCAACGAGTACGAGCAGGGTCTCCTCGACAAGTGCCTCAAGGACCTCAAGGGCAACATCGAGAAGGGTGAGAAGTGGGCACAGAGCAACCAGTAG
- a CDS encoding UPF0620 protein yields the protein MFAPKSLVLLVCAALSTAARLTVSIPSSQLLPNPQTLPSSSHAVLLGPPGVRYDALMRRDDTFVFPDVPDASYLLTIHSRDYFFPPLRVDVTQKEGESTQTVEAWQTFRGNEWSNKGPSYGTGKEDLTVAVRPLGQKDFYQTRGGFSVMSFLKSPMILMGLVSVVLIFGMPYLMENMDPEAKAEFEEMQKKSPLMGSQGAANQLQNFDLAGWMAGKKAPAADSNSDGGSARRR from the exons ATGTTCGCACCCAAGAGCCTCGTGCTGCTCGTATGCGCTGCCCTCTCAACCGCCGCCCGCCTGACAGTCTCGATACCATCATCACAACTCCTCCCGAACCCTCAGACACTCCCATCGTCATCCCACGCGGTCCTACTAGGACCACCCGGAGTACGATACGATGCACTGATGCGGCGCGATGACACTTTCGTATTCCCAGACGTGCCAGATGCAAGCTACCTCCTCACAATACATTCCCGGGACTACTTCTTCCCACCACTCCGGGTCGATGTCACGCAGAAGGAGGGCGAGAGTACACAGACGGTAGAAGCATGGCAGACATTCAGAGGGAATGAGTGGAGTAACAAGGGGCCATCTTATGGCACGGGCAAGGAGGATCTCACCGTGGCTGTAAGGCCGTTGGGACAGAAGGACTTTTATCAGACACGAGGTGGATTCAGTGTGATGAGCTTCTTGAAGAGTCCTATGATCTTGATGGGCTTGGTGTCTGTGGTCTTGATCTTTGGCATGCCATACTTGATGGAGAACA TGGACCCGGAAGCAAAGGCAGAGTTCGAGGAGATGCAGAAAAAGTCACCGCTCATGGGCTCACAAGGCGCAGCAAACCAGCTCCAGAACTTCGATCTTGCTGGCTGGATGGCTGGTAAGAAAGCTCCTGCCGCTGATAGCAATTCAGATGGTGGTAGCGCGAGGAGGAGATAG